Proteins found in one Deltaproteobacteria bacterium genomic segment:
- a CDS encoding VanZ family protein, which produces MIFLLSSQSFETVHLKHGTDKLVHLFLYGGFGYLLLRAFHQDGQWTGRDAWVILIVVLYGISDEWHQSFVPGRSVEALDVFADALGGVSAVIFGNVADRLGWKIWF; this is translated from the coding sequence ATGATCTTTTTGCTCTCGTCGCAAAGTTTTGAGACGGTCCACCTGAAGCATGGAACGGATAAACTGGTTCACCTGTTTTTATATGGCGGCTTCGGCTATCTGTTATTGCGGGCCTTTCATCAGGATGGGCAATGGACCGGCCGGGATGCCTGGGTCATCTTGATCGTTGTCCTCTACGGGATCAGTGATGAATGGCATCAATCTTTTGTTCCGGGCAGGAGTGTAGAGGCGTTGGATGTTTTTGCCGACGCTCTCGGAGGGGTGTCGGCCGTGATCTTCGGGAATGTCGCCGACCGTCTGGGTTGGAAGATCTGGTTCTGA